Proteins encoded in a region of the Candidatus Eisenbacteria bacterium genome:
- a CDS encoding dihydrofolate reductase produces the protein MPKLRFTISMSLDGFVAGPNQSVDNPLGIGGTRLHEWVIPLAVWRRMHGLQGGEINESTPVVEESLANVGATIMGRNMFGGHPGPWDAKKPWGGWWGANPPFHHPVFVLTHHPRAPLTLEGGTTFTFVTGGIEAALEQARRAAVGKDVSLAGGAKAAQQYLAAGLVDEMEINLVPNLLGSGERLFDGLGDNLHGLELERTVAAPKVTHLKFGRR, from the coding sequence GCCCAACCAGAGCGTGGACAACCCGCTCGGGATCGGCGGAACGCGCCTGCACGAGTGGGTAATTCCGCTCGCGGTCTGGAGACGGATGCACGGGCTCCAGGGCGGAGAGATCAACGAGAGCACGCCGGTCGTGGAGGAGTCGCTTGCCAACGTCGGAGCGACGATCATGGGACGCAACATGTTCGGTGGCCACCCAGGTCCTTGGGATGCCAAGAAGCCCTGGGGCGGTTGGTGGGGAGCCAATCCGCCGTTCCATCACCCCGTGTTCGTGCTCACGCACCACCCACGCGCTCCGCTCACGCTCGAAGGCGGAACGACCTTCACGTTCGTCACCGGCGGCATCGAAGCGGCGCTCGAGCAAGCGCGGCGGGCCGCCGTCGGCAAGGATGTGTCCTTGGCCGGCGGAGCGAAGGCCGCGCAACAGTACCTCGCGGCCGGCCTCGTGGACGAGATGGAGATCAACCTCGTACCGAACCTCCTCGGCAGCGGGGAGCGGCTGTTCGATGGCCTCGGCGACAATCTGCATGGGCTCGAGCTCGAACGGACCGTCGCCGCGCCCAAGGTGACGCACCTCAAGTT